The following coding sequences lie in one Nitrospirota bacterium genomic window:
- the cysK gene encoding cysteine synthase A translates to MKLSSFQDVTQAIGNTPIVRLSRLSEKGKGTVFGKAEYLNPGGSVKDRICLNMINEAEKKGLLKPGGTILEPTSGNTGIGLALVSAVRGYKVILVMPESMSQERVSLLSSYGVELILTPAYEGMQGAIKEAQEILAKNPDYYMPNQFANSANPEMHRKTTAVEIWNDMDGQIDAFVAGVGTGGTITGVGEVLKSKNPKIQVIAVEPITSPVLSGGMAGPHKIQGIGAGFIPPVLNRKIIDRVVTVSDDDAYRTSKRAAKEEGMLVGISAGANVFAALQIAREIGPDKKVVTILCDTGERYISMEKYFNI, encoded by the coding sequence ATGAAACTGTCCTCTTTTCAAGATGTTACACAGGCAATTGGGAACACTCCGATTGTTAGATTAAGCCGTTTAAGTGAAAAAGGGAAAGGAACCGTTTTCGGAAAAGCAGAGTATTTAAATCCTGGCGGGAGCGTCAAAGACCGGATCTGCTTAAATATGATCAATGAAGCTGAAAAAAAAGGTCTTTTAAAACCCGGGGGAACGATTCTGGAACCCACCAGCGGGAATACAGGAATCGGCCTGGCTCTGGTTTCAGCGGTTCGCGGTTATAAAGTTATCCTCGTCATGCCCGAAAGTATGAGTCAGGAGAGAGTCAGTTTGTTATCTTCTTACGGCGTAGAATTAATTCTGACCCCCGCTTATGAAGGAATGCAAGGCGCGATTAAAGAAGCTCAGGAAATCCTTGCTAAGAATCCGGATTATTATATGCCCAATCAGTTTGCCAACAGCGCCAACCCGGAAATGCATCGGAAAACAACCGCTGTAGAGATTTGGAACGATATGGATGGGCAGATTGACGCTTTCGTTGCCGGGGTCGGCACAGGAGGAACCATAACGGGGGTAGGCGAAGTTCTTAAATCAAAAAACCCCAAAATTCAGGTCATCGCGGTCGAACCCATAACCTCCCCGGTTCTTTCGGGAGGCATGGCGGGACCTCATAAAATACAGGGGATTGGCGCGGGATTTATCCCGCCCGTTTTAAACCGCAAAATTATCGACCGGGTGGTTACGGTTTCAGATGATGACGCTTACCGGACCTCTAAACGGGCGGCCAAGGAGGAAGGAATGCTGGTGGGAATTTCGGCTGGCGCCAATGTTTTTGCCGCTCTTCAAATCGCCCGCGAGATAGGACCCGATAAAAAGGTTGTTACAATCTTATGCGATACCGGCGAACGGTATATTAGTATGGAAAAATATTTTAATATATAA
- a CDS encoding SRPBCC family protein: MLKLCLASTFVIFLSMNNFANANDLQKVRLEIIQADWPITLMASVDIPSSPQKVWALLTDYDHLTEVSPQMETSRVLQRTEEKIVIEQTTETRFLFFWKKINVKLNVLEKPFDEIAFYQTGGNMELFSGKWVLQPMEEGSVTRLIYRLKFKPDFYVPRWIVLRALEREVPEQLLLISERAADLTPK; encoded by the coding sequence ATGCTGAAACTCTGTTTGGCTTCCACTTTCGTGATTTTTTTATCCATGAACAATTTTGCGAACGCAAATGATCTTCAAAAGGTGCGTTTAGAAATTATTCAGGCTGACTGGCCCATCACCCTTATGGCCTCGGTCGATATCCCCTCAAGTCCTCAAAAGGTATGGGCGCTTTTAACCGACTACGATCATTTAACTGAAGTGTCGCCTCAAATGGAAACCAGCCGGGTGCTCCAAAGAACTGAAGAAAAAATTGTCATTGAGCAAACCACGGAAACCCGGTTCTTGTTTTTTTGGAAAAAGATTAACGTTAAACTCAATGTGCTGGAAAAGCCGTTTGATGAAATTGCTTTTTATCAAACAGGCGGGAATATGGAACTCTTTTCCGGGAAGTGGGTTTTACAACCGATGGAGGAAGGGAGCGTCACCCGATTAATCTACAGGCTTAAGTTTAAACCAGATTTCTATGTTCCGCGATGGATCGTTCTGCGCGCGCTTGAGCGTGAAGTTCCGGAACAGCTTTTGTTGATTTCAGAACGGGCCGCGGATCTAACACCTAAATGA
- the moeB gene encoding molybdopterin-synthase adenylyltransferase MoeB: MFEFTEDQIKRYSRHILLPEVGGKGQIKISQARVLIVGAGGLGSPAGLYLGAGGIGTIGIIDGDLVELSNLQRQVIHHTPDVNTPKVLSAKRKIEDINPDVKVVPYHEKLTARNALEIFKEYDVILDGTDSFSSKFLINDAAYFSKKPFVHGGIFRFTGQMMTVLPGESACYRCVFKEPPPDGLVPSCQEAGVLGGLAGVIGTLQATEVFKIILKAGNLLTNQLMTHDALQMRFRKVRVPKNPRCPLCGENPEITHLTETEQRVCQTK; the protein is encoded by the coding sequence ATGTTTGAATTTACCGAAGACCAAATTAAAAGATACAGCCGCCACATTCTTCTTCCGGAAGTGGGCGGAAAAGGGCAGATCAAGATTTCACAGGCCAGGGTTCTCATTGTCGGAGCCGGAGGACTGGGCTCTCCGGCGGGGCTTTACCTTGGAGCCGGCGGGATCGGAACCATCGGGATTATAGATGGCGATCTGGTCGAATTAAGCAACTTACAGCGCCAGGTCATTCACCACACCCCGGATGTGAACACGCCAAAGGTCTTATCCGCCAAACGGAAAATCGAAGATATTAATCCTGACGTTAAAGTGGTTCCCTACCATGAGAAACTGACGGCCAGGAATGCCCTCGAAATCTTTAAGGAATATGACGTGATTCTCGACGGGACCGACAGCTTCAGCTCAAAATTTCTGATTAACGACGCCGCTTATTTCAGTAAGAAACCGTTCGTTCATGGCGGGATCTTTCGGTTTACCGGCCAGATGATGACCGTCTTGCCGGGCGAGTCAGCCTGTTATCGTTGTGTTTTTAAGGAACCGCCTCCGGACGGCCTGGTTCCTTCGTGTCAGGAGGCGGGAGTGCTCGGCGGGCTTGCGGGCGTTATCGGAACCCTTCAAGCCACAGAGGTGTTTAAAATCATTTTAAAGGCAGGCAATCTCTTAACTAACCAGTTGATGACACACGACGCGCTTCAAATGAGGTTCAGAAAAGTCCGCGTTCCGAAAAATCCTCGCTGTCCCCTTTGCGGTGAAAATCCCGAAATTACTCATTTGACTGAAACCGAGCAACGCGTGTGTCAGACAAAATGA
- the moeB gene encoding molybdopterin-synthase adenylyltransferase MoeB, translating to MNLTDSQIERYSRHIILPEIGGKGQEKLFKARVFCIGAGGLGSPVALYLAAAGVGTIGIIDDDTVDLSNLQRQILHSTKTVDTHKVDSARATLTALNPDVQINSVRGRISSENVMELIKDYDIVLDGSDNFPTRFLINDACFFLKKTLISGSIFRFEGQLTKLKAHVDDNPCYRCLYPEPPPPGMIPSCQEAGVLGVLAGTIGILQATEAIKEILGIGESLSKRLLIYDALDMDFREVRTKKDPGCVLCGPNPRITKLIDYDQSCTL from the coding sequence ATGAATTTAACCGACAGTCAAATCGAACGGTATAGCCGTCACATCATCCTCCCTGAAATCGGGGGAAAAGGGCAGGAAAAGCTCTTTAAAGCCAGAGTTTTTTGCATCGGAGCTGGAGGACTTGGCTCCCCGGTCGCGCTATATCTGGCCGCCGCCGGCGTGGGAACGATTGGAATTATCGATGACGACACGGTCGATCTTTCGAACTTGCAAAGACAGATTCTTCATTCAACCAAAACGGTTGATACCCACAAGGTGGATTCCGCCCGGGCGACCTTAACAGCGCTTAATCCTGACGTTCAGATCAATTCCGTCCGGGGAAGAATTTCTTCGGAAAACGTCATGGAACTCATTAAGGACTATGATATCGTCCTCGATGGGTCTGATAATTTTCCTACCCGGTTTTTAATCAATGATGCCTGTTTCTTTTTGAAGAAGACTTTAATTTCCGGAAGCATTTTCCGGTTTGAAGGGCAGTTGACCAAACTTAAAGCGCACGTCGATGATAATCCCTGCTATCGGTGCCTTTATCCTGAACCTCCTCCTCCCGGGATGATTCCGAGCTGTCAGGAGGCAGGTGTTTTGGGCGTTCTCGCGGGAACCATCGGGATTCTTCAGGCCACAGAAGCGATCAAAGAAATTTTGGGAATTGGAGAATCTCTCTCGAAAAGACTGCTCATTTACGATGCTTTGGATATGGATTTTAGAGAGGTGAGAACTAAAAAAGACCCCGGGTGCGTGCTTTGCGGACCGAATCCAAGAATCACCAAACTCATAGATTATGACCAGTCCTGCACCCTCTAA
- the thiS gene encoding sulfur carrier protein ThiS produces MRLKINGKFEEFGKGTVQDLLILKKIEPQMVSVELNSKILEKSEFEKASLSDGDVVEFLFYMGGGK; encoded by the coding sequence ATGCGATTGAAAATTAACGGAAAATTTGAGGAATTTGGAAAAGGGACCGTTCAGGACCTCTTAATCTTAAAAAAAATAGAACCCCAGATGGTTTCGGTTGAATTAAATTCAAAAATTCTCGAAAAAAGCGAGTTTGAAAAAGCCTCCTTAAGCGATGGTGATGTGGTCGAATTTCTTTTTTACATGGGAGGAGGAAAATGA
- a CDS encoding threonine synthase, translated as MKIKGLKCRECGKGYPAKAIHVCEFCFGPLEVDYNYDWIKKNFSKEKIKSGPLSLWRYIDLLPVEGEATIGRHAGLTPLIEAKNLGAKLGLDYLYIKNDTVNHPTLSFKDRVVAVALTRAKELGFDTVACASTGNLANSVSAHAAEGRFKGYVFIPYDLESAKILGNLIYAPTVIAVRGTYDDVNRLCSEIASEYPWAFVNINIRPYYAEGSKTLAFETVEQLGWNVPDQVVVPIASGSLLTKISKGLKEFEKMGIVGPVKTRINGAQAEGCSPVATAFRDKTDFIKPVKPKTIAKSLAIGNPADGYYALKTVNESGGQIEMVNDKEIVEGIQLLAKTEGVFAETAGGVTIAVLCKLVKQGAIKKQDVTVVYITGNGLKTQEAVADALDHPIEIEPSLTAFEKRFKFK; from the coding sequence ATGAAGATTAAAGGCCTTAAATGCCGCGAGTGCGGAAAGGGTTATCCCGCCAAAGCGATCCATGTCTGTGAGTTTTGTTTCGGCCCTCTGGAGGTCGACTATAACTATGACTGGATTAAAAAGAACTTTTCGAAAGAAAAAATTAAGTCGGGTCCTTTGAGTCTTTGGCGGTATATTGACCTTCTCCCCGTCGAGGGAGAAGCTACCATTGGCCGGCATGCCGGCCTCACTCCGCTAATTGAAGCAAAAAATCTGGGAGCAAAGCTGGGTCTCGACTATCTTTATATTAAAAACGACACCGTCAATCACCCTACCCTGTCTTTTAAAGACCGTGTGGTGGCGGTGGCCCTGACCCGTGCCAAAGAATTGGGATTTGATACGGTCGCCTGCGCTTCGACCGGCAATCTTGCTAATTCCGTTTCAGCCCATGCGGCAGAAGGCCGTTTTAAAGGGTATGTTTTTATCCCCTATGACCTGGAATCGGCCAAGATCCTCGGAAACCTCATTTACGCCCCTACGGTTATCGCGGTGAGGGGGACCTACGATGATGTTAACCGGCTTTGCAGTGAAATCGCCAGCGAATATCCCTGGGCTTTTGTCAATATCAATATCAGACCCTATTATGCGGAGGGGTCCAAGACCCTGGCTTTCGAAACCGTGGAACAATTGGGATGGAACGTCCCCGATCAGGTTGTTGTGCCGATCGCGTCCGGGTCACTCTTAACCAAAATATCAAAAGGGTTAAAGGAATTCGAAAAGATGGGAATCGTCGGTCCCGTCAAGACCCGAATTAACGGGGCCCAAGCCGAAGGGTGTTCTCCGGTCGCAACGGCCTTTAGAGATAAAACCGACTTTATTAAACCGGTCAAACCGAAAACCATCGCGAAATCGCTCGCAATCGGGAACCCGGCCGACGGGTATTATGCTTTGAAAACCGTCAATGAATCGGGTGGACAAATCGAAATGGTCAATGACAAGGAGATTGTCGAAGGCATTCAACTTCTGGCAAAAACGGAAGGTGTTTTCGCGGAAACCGCAGGCGGGGTCACCATCGCTGTCCTCTGCAAGCTCGTTAAACAGGGGGCCATAAAAAAACAGGATGTCACTGTGGTTTATATTACCGGAAATGGATTAAAAACTCAGGAAGCGGTGGCGGATGCCCTGGACCATCCGATAGAAATCGAACCCTCATTAACCGCTTTTGAAAAGCGATTTAAATTTAAATAA
- a CDS encoding M67 family metallopeptidase — MLKIPKAIQEALFIQALQEDPLECCGLLAGKDERVTHHYQVKNADKSSTTYLMEPREQLWAFTNMRHNQLDLLAIYHSHTHTPAYPSATDTRLAYYPDSRYLIISLLKKDAPHMRIFRMINEEVKEESFDII; from the coding sequence ATGCTGAAAATTCCGAAAGCGATTCAGGAAGCCCTATTTATCCAGGCTTTGCAGGAAGACCCGCTAGAATGCTGTGGTCTTTTGGCAGGTAAAGACGAGCGGGTCACCCACCATTATCAGGTTAAAAACGCCGATAAAAGCTCCACCACCTATTTAATGGAACCCCGTGAACAGCTTTGGGCTTTTACCAATATGCGGCACAATCAGCTTGATCTGCTGGCCATTTACCACTCGCACACCCATACCCCCGCCTATCCGTCCGCTACCGATACCCGGCTTGCCTATTATCCCGACAGCCGCTATCTCATTATCAGTCTGCTTAAAAAAGATGCCCCCCACATGAGAATCTTTCGAATGATCAATGAGGAGGTTAAGGAAGAAAGTTTTGACATCATTTAG
- a CDS encoding MoaD family protein, protein MAIKIKIPTPLRKVTQGAGEIEISGKNIDEIIDLLEKNYPGIKDRLCDESGELRRFVNIYVNQEDIRFMNGKETSLKDGDEVSIVPAIAGGAQKSLKFHITFPEQKIKEPVIYQIGKEFQVVTNIRKADVNEKTGWMDLELMGEIEEIEKAVMALKKKGITVDPIERDIIE, encoded by the coding sequence ATGGCAATTAAAATCAAAATACCGACTCCGCTTAGAAAAGTCACGCAGGGGGCGGGAGAAATCGAAATTTCGGGTAAAAACATTGATGAAATCATTGACCTGCTGGAAAAGAATTATCCTGGAATTAAAGACCGTCTTTGTGATGAATCGGGTGAATTACGCCGGTTTGTCAATATTTATGTCAATCAGGAAGATATTCGTTTTATGAACGGAAAGGAAACCTCTTTAAAAGACGGCGATGAAGTCTCCATCGTCCCCGCTATTGCGGGAGGGGCGCAAAAAAGTCTGAAATTTCATATCACTTTTCCGGAACAAAAAATTAAAGAACCGGTCATTTATCAAATTGGAAAAGAGTTCCAGGTCGTTACCAATATCCGAAAGGCCGATGTGAATGAAAAAACCGGGTGGATGGATCTCGAACTTATGGGAGAAATCGAGGAGATCGAAAAGGCCGTCATGGCTTTAAAGAAAAAAGGGATTACGGTCGACCCGATTGAACGGGATATTATTGAATAA
- a CDS encoding diguanylate cyclase has product MNLEKRNQVEFRWFDKSRFLCNISKITLVNQVRLKLSISNKLFVSYILVILLSIMIGAYAIIQLNTLSNTSSKIINAGIPLIYTSEKMLESLTAQSNFEKRYFVLRNETSEQQFFSRAEEFKKYLDEIQGKGVDEEVGLIRKVYDQYLAFFSRAVSEKAAASPKFLTDEKQLNARGDAVVRLIQSLKENLMTSEKEKIVFINSLNQRSLYTLVILCVASLFLGLGFAFVVTSYFSSTIKQIKQTTQLISRGTYEGLPMFLSEDEMGELDKSFKVMGERLKELEAIHLDANPLSRLPGNLAIERELLKRLQNKSPLAFCLIDLDNFKAFGDTYGYARGSEILTVVAGILVKTVQSFLPKDDFVGHIGGDDFVLITEPARVHLLCQKIISEFDQTIPHYYDEADRRRGYIVAKDRKDVEQNFPLMTVSIAVVTNEKRNFLNVEKIAEQAAQLKHYAKTFPKSIYVIDQRRT; this is encoded by the coding sequence GTGAATCTGGAAAAAAGAAATCAGGTGGAATTCCGGTGGTTTGACAAATCGCGGTTTCTATGTAACATTTCTAAAATAACCCTTGTGAATCAAGTGAGATTGAAGCTTTCCATATCAAATAAATTATTTGTAAGTTATATCCTTGTCATTTTGTTGAGTATCATGATTGGAGCTTATGCGATCATACAGCTCAATACCTTGAGCAATACCAGCAGCAAAATTATCAATGCCGGAATTCCTCTGATTTATACCAGCGAAAAAATGCTTGAAAGTCTAACGGCCCAAAGTAATTTTGAAAAACGTTATTTTGTTTTAAGAAACGAAACCAGCGAACAGCAGTTTTTCTCCAGGGCGGAAGAATTTAAAAAATATCTTGACGAAATCCAGGGAAAAGGCGTTGATGAAGAGGTCGGACTCATTAGAAAAGTCTATGATCAGTACCTCGCTTTTTTTTCCAGGGCGGTTTCCGAAAAGGCCGCGGCAAGCCCCAAATTTCTGACGGATGAAAAGCAGTTGAATGCCAGAGGAGACGCGGTGGTTCGATTGATTCAATCTCTCAAAGAAAACTTAATGACCTCGGAAAAAGAAAAGATAGTCTTTATCAATTCCCTCAATCAGCGGTCCCTTTATACCCTGGTCATTTTATGCGTTGCCAGTTTATTCTTGGGTTTGGGGTTTGCCTTTGTGGTGACCTCTTATTTTTCAAGCACGATCAAACAGATCAAGCAGACGACTCAACTCATTTCAAGGGGAACGTATGAAGGTCTTCCGATGTTTTTGTCCGAAGACGAAATGGGTGAGCTGGATAAATCGTTCAAGGTGATGGGAGAACGGCTAAAAGAGCTTGAAGCCATTCATCTGGATGCCAATCCGTTGAGCCGGCTCCCGGGTAATCTTGCGATTGAAAGAGAGCTGTTAAAACGGTTACAAAATAAAAGTCCCCTGGCCTTTTGTTTAATCGATCTGGATAACTTTAAAGCCTTCGGCGACACCTACGGTTATGCAAGGGGAAGTGAAATTTTAACGGTCGTGGCCGGCATCCTGGTGAAAACCGTTCAATCCTTCCTCCCAAAGGACGATTTTGTCGGGCATATCGGCGGAGATGATTTTGTTTTGATTACCGAGCCTGCCCGGGTTCATCTTTTATGTCAGAAAATCATTTCTGAGTTCGATCAGACGATTCCCCATTACTATGATGAAGCGGATCGACGGAGGGGTTATATTGTGGCAAAAGATCGAAAAGACGTTGAACAGAATTTCCCATTGATGACCGTATCGATCGCGGTCGTGACAAATGAGAAAAGAAATTTTCTAAACGTCGAAAAAATCGCGGAGCAGGCCGCGCAATTGAAGCATTACGCTAAAACTTTTCCGAAAAGCATTTATGTGATAGACCAGAGGAGAACTTGA